A DNA window from Rhizobium jaguaris contains the following coding sequences:
- a CDS encoding DNA-3-methyladenine glycosylase I, which produces MGSFAEILERAGKRKGGAEALKALLPKVPDHAALRATPDDRLLSEMTRYVFYAGFVRNVIDSKWPGFEAAFSGFDPAFLNLAPDDYWHDLTSDTRIVRNGAKIMSVRDNAQFVRQLADEHGSAGHFFADWPVEDHIGLLAVLDKRANRLGGMSGQYFLRAIGRDSFVMSHDVLVCLRLSGLPISETKPTKKELRLIQDQFNAWGAETGLPQTYLSRICAFSVGMPGEDEEV; this is translated from the coding sequence ATGGGTAGTTTCGCGGAGATTTTGGAACGGGCGGGAAAGCGCAAAGGCGGGGCGGAAGCGCTGAAGGCACTTCTGCCCAAGGTGCCCGATCATGCAGCCTTGCGCGCCACGCCGGATGATCGGCTGCTGTCGGAAATGACGCGCTATGTCTTCTATGCCGGTTTCGTGCGCAATGTCATCGATTCGAAATGGCCGGGTTTCGAAGCGGCCTTTTCCGGTTTCGACCCGGCTTTCCTCAACCTCGCACCCGACGATTATTGGCACGATCTGACCTCGGACACACGTATCGTGCGCAACGGCGCCAAGATCATGTCGGTGCGGGACAACGCGCAGTTCGTTCGCCAGCTTGCCGATGAGCATGGCAGCGCCGGTCACTTCTTTGCCGATTGGCCGGTAGAAGATCATATCGGCCTGCTGGCTGTCCTCGATAAGCGCGCCAACCGGCTTGGTGGCATGAGCGGCCAATATTTCCTGCGTGCCATCGGTCGCGACAGTTTCGTCATGAGCCATGACGTGCTCGTCTGCCTGCGCCTCTCCGGTCTGCCGATCTCGGAGACGAAGCCGACCAAGAAGGAGCTGCGCCTGATCCAGGATCAATTCAATGCGTGGGGCGCCGAAACAGGCCTGCCGCAAACTTATCTCTCGCGCATCTGCGCCTTCTCTGTGGGCATGCCGGGTGAAGATGAAGAGGTCTGA
- a CDS encoding taurine ABC transporter ATP-binding protein, giving the protein MSILSLQSVSLNFPGDRRGQNTHCVLDNLTLHIASDEFVTVIGRSGSGKTSLLNLAAGFLTPSEGRILVDGKEIEGPAADRAVVFQDDALYPWLNARDNIAFPLRLHGVPKEERRRRADGLLAKVGLDGAGDRNIWELSGGMRQRVGIARALASDPRFLLMDEPLGALDALTRARMQQFLLKVWSQSGTGALLITHSIDEALLLATRVITLAPNPGRITADIPLSFGKRYLAGEPLAQIKASAEFKRLHDELTGLIHDETEEEAA; this is encoded by the coding sequence ATGAGCATCCTGTCCTTGCAATCCGTTTCGCTGAACTTTCCGGGTGACCGTCGAGGGCAGAATACCCATTGCGTGCTCGATAATCTGACGCTGCATATTGCCTCCGACGAATTCGTTACCGTCATTGGCCGCTCCGGCTCAGGCAAGACCAGCCTGCTTAATCTTGCCGCCGGCTTTCTGACGCCTTCGGAGGGACGCATTCTCGTCGACGGCAAGGAGATCGAAGGACCGGCTGCCGACCGAGCTGTCGTCTTTCAGGATGATGCGCTTTATCCTTGGCTGAATGCCCGCGACAACATCGCCTTTCCCCTGCGCCTGCACGGCGTCCCGAAGGAGGAGCGCCGCCGCCGCGCCGACGGTTTGCTCGCCAAAGTCGGTCTCGATGGCGCTGGCGACCGCAACATTTGGGAACTCTCTGGCGGTATGCGCCAGCGTGTCGGCATCGCCCGGGCGCTAGCCTCCGATCCGCGTTTTCTGCTGATGGACGAACCGCTCGGCGCGTTGGACGCCCTGACCCGCGCTCGCATGCAGCAATTCCTCCTGAAGGTCTGGTCGCAGAGTGGCACGGGCGCGCTGTTGATCACACACAGCATCGACGAAGCCCTGCTGCTTGCCACCCGCGTCATCACCCTGGCGCCCAATCCAGGCCGTATCACCGCCGACATCCCGCTTTCCTTCGGCAAACGTTACCTTGCGGGCGAGCCGCTTGCCCAGATCAAAGCTTCGGCTGAATTCAAAAGGCTGCATGATGAGTTGACCGGCCTGATCCACGACGAGACTGAGGAGGAGGCCGCTTGA
- a CDS encoding TetR/AcrR family transcriptional regulator, which translates to MKSRNAASQAKTIRPAQCLKRVPILDAAAEVFCREGFSGASIDEIAEEACVSRQTIYNHYREKETLFVAVVADVSARANTALFAALAAFPDKPENLREDLIAFAIDLNRNCLYNQDGKFLRKLLQSEGPRYPHLFEAWREHGRCKIGMALGAIFARLHHQGLLHIPDCDLAARQFTALINADLQMTTLFGETPTEEQIRGSAEQAADMFLRGYGVRAELVL; encoded by the coding sequence ATGAAAAGCCGAAACGCCGCCTCGCAGGCAAAGACAATAAGACCCGCCCAATGCCTGAAACGGGTTCCCATTCTCGACGCTGCGGCGGAAGTTTTTTGCCGCGAGGGATTTTCCGGCGCAAGCATTGACGAAATCGCAGAGGAAGCCTGCGTCTCCCGGCAGACCATCTACAATCACTACCGCGAAAAAGAGACACTGTTCGTCGCCGTCGTCGCAGACGTGAGTGCGCGCGCCAATACCGCCTTGTTCGCTGCGCTGGCCGCCTTTCCCGACAAGCCAGAAAACCTTCGGGAGGATCTGATCGCCTTTGCCATCGATCTCAACCGCAACTGTCTTTATAACCAGGACGGAAAATTCCTGCGCAAGCTCCTCCAGTCCGAAGGTCCCCGCTATCCGCACCTTTTCGAAGCCTGGCGCGAACACGGCCGCTGCAAGATTGGCATGGCACTGGGCGCCATCTTCGCGCGCCTCCATCATCAGGGCCTCCTCCACATCCCCGATTGCGACCTCGCAGCCCGTCAATTCACCGCACTGATCAACGCCGACCTGCAGATGACCACACTCTTTGGTGAAACGCCGACAGAAGAGCAGATTCGGGGATCGGCGGAACAAGCAGCGGATATGTTTTTGCGGGGGTACGGGGTTCGAGCGGAACTCGTTCTCTGA
- a CDS encoding DUF982 domain-containing protein yields the protein MFQTAWRKPVVVRLPKNIRVIQTAAEATDCLTVDWTMRHGNAYEAALRACIDYFEGYTTANETREAFVAACREANALISA from the coding sequence ATGTTTCAAACCGCCTGGAGAAAGCCTGTCGTCGTGCGCCTGCCGAAAAATATTCGCGTCATCCAGACCGCGGCCGAGGCTACGGATTGTCTGACGGTGGATTGGACGATGCGTCACGGGAACGCCTACGAGGCGGCCTTGCGCGCCTGCATCGATTACTTTGAAGGTTATACGACTGCAAATGAAACCCGCGAGGCTTTCGTCGCTGCCTGTCGCGAGGCAAATGCCCTGATAAGCGCCTGA
- a CDS encoding ABC transporter permease subunit: MTADIEKIAAIDTKSGAAPVGKTSSSSSTLWISLTTVLTLLVIWAIAAAYGIVSPVFLPSPWTVTKAIYNLNTTGFVDSTLAEHAFASLLRIFGGLTVSLVIGIPAGLAIATSRIGKGILDPIVEFLRPLPPLAYLPLIIIWVGIGEASKITVIALAMLPPIIPSTAAGVKAAPVDYINAARSLGAGRLQVLRHVILPGAIPSILTGIRIALGAGWSTLVAAELVAATQGLGFMIQSAAQFLVTDIVISGIIVIALIAFLFEIGVRLIERRFVPWSAHR; this comes from the coding sequence TTGACCGCCGATATCGAAAAAATCGCAGCCATCGACACCAAATCCGGCGCAGCACCTGTTGGTAAGACCAGCTCGTCCAGCTCGACATTGTGGATTTCGCTTACAACTGTGCTGACACTGTTGGTGATCTGGGCGATCGCAGCAGCCTACGGCATCGTCTCGCCGGTCTTCCTGCCTTCGCCATGGACCGTCACCAAGGCGATTTACAATCTGAATACTACCGGCTTTGTCGATTCAACACTGGCCGAACACGCATTCGCAAGCCTGCTCAGGATTTTTGGCGGCCTCACCGTTTCGCTCGTGATCGGCATTCCCGCCGGGTTAGCGATCGCCACCAGCCGCATCGGCAAAGGCATCCTTGACCCGATCGTCGAATTTTTGCGGCCGCTTCCACCACTCGCCTATCTGCCCCTGATCATCATCTGGGTCGGCATCGGCGAGGCCTCGAAGATCACCGTCATCGCACTCGCCATGCTGCCGCCAATCATTCCGTCGACTGCCGCCGGCGTGAAGGCCGCGCCTGTCGACTATATCAATGCAGCCCGTTCCTTAGGCGCCGGCAGGTTGCAGGTGTTGCGCCACGTCATCCTGCCCGGCGCCATCCCCTCGATCCTCACCGGCATCCGCATCGCGCTCGGCGCCGGCTGGTCCACGCTCGTCGCAGCCGAACTGGTCGCAGCCACACAGGGCCTCGGCTTCATGATTCAGTCAGCGGCGCAGTTTCTGGTGACCGACATCGTCATCAGCGGCATCATCGTCATCGCGTTGATCGCCTTCCTGTTCGAAATCGGCGTCCGGTTGATTGAGCGCCGTTTCGTGCCCTGGTCGGCTCATCGCTGA
- a CDS encoding multidrug effflux MFS transporter, whose protein sequence is MKTSFLRYAIILGLLSAIGPFAIDMYLPALPSIGKDLAAENGVVQLSLLFFFIPFAVFQLLYGPLSDMWGRKAPLYLGIGLFAVASIGAATASNIETLIAFRFLQGIGGAAGMVVPRAVVRDMHTGVQAARLMSLLMLVFSISPILAPLTGSAVITFYGWRGVFWAVTIAAAIGLILLSTQLEETRTKADRSQSGLRSAMAAYRLLLGDRNFLTLTFIGGLGISGFLVYLANSPFVLIDHYGLTPTQYSFAFSINAVSFFAVSQLTGWLGERFGLVRVMRVAVTAFAFTMAALVVVMSLGFSQLPVMVVFLFIGYGFLGLVIPTTAVLALEDHGKIAGTASALMGTLQFVTAAIAMVIASLFFDGTALPMAAGIALCAVAAFLLTQATIARRPVAEVAAE, encoded by the coding sequence ATGAAGACGTCTTTCCTTCGCTATGCGATCATCCTTGGGCTGCTTTCGGCCATCGGTCCTTTCGCGATCGACATGTATCTTCCCGCTTTGCCGTCGATCGGCAAGGATCTCGCGGCGGAGAACGGTGTCGTTCAGTTGAGCCTGTTGTTCTTCTTTATTCCCTTCGCCGTCTTTCAGCTGCTCTATGGGCCGCTTTCGGACATGTGGGGCCGCAAGGCACCCCTTTATCTCGGCATCGGCCTATTTGCAGTGGCCAGCATCGGCGCTGCCACGGCAAGCAATATCGAGACGCTGATTGCTTTCCGCTTCCTGCAGGGCATCGGCGGAGCGGCCGGCATGGTGGTGCCGCGCGCCGTCGTGCGTGACATGCATACCGGTGTTCAGGCGGCGCGGCTGATGTCGTTGCTGATGCTCGTCTTCAGCATTTCGCCGATTCTAGCGCCACTCACGGGCAGCGCCGTCATCACCTTCTATGGTTGGCGCGGCGTGTTCTGGGCGGTAACGATCGCGGCGGCGATCGGCCTGATTCTGTTGTCGACGCAGCTCGAGGAGACCCGGACAAAGGCGGATCGCTCACAAAGCGGCCTGCGCAGCGCGATGGCAGCTTATCGTCTTTTGCTCGGTGATCGCAATTTCCTGACGCTGACCTTCATCGGCGGTCTCGGCATCTCAGGCTTCCTGGTCTATCTTGCCAATTCGCCCTTCGTGTTGATCGATCACTACGGTCTGACCCCGACACAATACAGCTTCGCCTTCTCGATCAATGCCGTTTCTTTCTTTGCGGTGTCACAGTTGACCGGCTGGCTCGGCGAGCGTTTCGGCCTGGTGCGGGTGATGCGGGTCGCCGTCACCGCCTTCGCCTTTACCATGGCGGCGCTGGTGGTGGTGATGAGCCTTGGCTTCAGCCAGTTGCCGGTCATGGTGGTGTTCCTGTTCATCGGTTACGGTTTTCTCGGCCTGGTCATTCCGACGACGGCGGTGCTGGCCCTGGAAGATCATGGAAAGATCGCCGGCACAGCCTCGGCGCTGATGGGCACGCTGCAGTTCGTCACCGCAGCCATCGCCATGGTCATTGCCAGCCTGTTCTTCGACGGTACTGCCCTGCCCATGGCTGCCGGCATTGCGCTCTGCGCTGTCGCTGCCTTCCTGCTGACACAGGCGACCATTGCCCGCCGGCCGGTGGCGGAAGTGGCTGCGGAATAG
- a CDS encoding hydroxyacid dehydrogenase, translating into MPTDNRPLAISAPEPRSLELIFSKDALSLLHSKYRIVEADPENIAGLGDDVLGETRYIIGQPPLSKETLDRMPRLRCILNVESNLINNMPYEVLFERGIHVVTTGQVFAEPVAEIGLGFALSLARGIVDADLDFREGRELWGGDGNAKARLISGSDIGIVGFGDLGKALNRVLSGFRATIRVFDPWMPPSILREYGVQPAGLDEVLSGSDFIFAVASVTSENKGFLGAEAFARMREGAAFILLSRADVVDFDALMAAVASGHIVAASDVYPEEPLGKDHPARGLKGFIRSAHRAGALDSAFKKMGDMVLEDMDLMDRGLPPMRCKRAERETVSRMRSKPVTRN; encoded by the coding sequence ATGCCGACCGACAACAGGCCTCTGGCCATCAGCGCGCCTGAGCCGCGCTCGCTTGAGCTTATCTTCAGCAAAGATGCGCTATCGCTCCTGCATTCGAAATATCGGATCGTCGAGGCGGACCCGGAGAATATTGCCGGACTTGGCGACGATGTCCTTGGCGAGACCCGCTATATCATCGGCCAGCCACCACTTTCGAAGGAAACGCTCGACCGCATGCCGCGCCTGCGCTGCATCCTGAATGTTGAAAGCAATCTTATCAACAACATGCCCTATGAGGTCCTGTTCGAGCGCGGCATCCATGTCGTTACAACCGGACAGGTCTTCGCCGAGCCGGTGGCGGAGATCGGGCTCGGGTTTGCGCTAAGCCTGGCGCGCGGCATCGTCGATGCCGATCTTGATTTTCGCGAGGGCAGGGAACTTTGGGGCGGTGACGGCAATGCCAAGGCACGGCTGATCTCTGGCAGCGATATCGGCATCGTCGGCTTCGGTGATCTCGGCAAGGCACTGAACCGGGTGCTGTCGGGTTTTCGCGCGACGATCAGGGTATTCGATCCCTGGATGCCGCCTTCGATCCTTAGGGAATATGGCGTCCAGCCGGCTGGTCTCGATGAGGTGCTTTCGGGCAGCGATTTCATTTTCGCCGTCGCCTCCGTCACTAGCGAAAACAAGGGTTTCCTCGGTGCCGAGGCTTTTGCGCGCATGCGCGAAGGAGCGGCCTTCATTCTGCTCAGCCGCGCCGATGTCGTGGATTTCGATGCGCTGATGGCGGCTGTCGCCTCCGGCCATATTGTCGCCGCGAGCGATGTCTATCCGGAGGAACCGCTTGGCAAGGATCATCCGGCGCGAGGTCTCAAAGGCTTCATCCGCTCCGCGCATCGCGCCGGTGCGCTGGACAGCGCCTTCAAGAAAATGGGTGACATGGTGTTGGAAGATATGGATCTGATGGACCGTGGTCTGCCACCGATGCGCTGCAAACGGGCGGAGCGCGAAACGGTGTCGCGGATGCGCTCGAAGCCGGTGACCAGGAACTGA
- a CDS encoding DUF982 domain-containing protein: MSNRHWNFPVMVICTRTGKIYTVGTTKEALDMLLNAWPVAEGKAFMMALQICADVESGIRQPREARNSFLAAAKEAGVPIETTMAE; encoded by the coding sequence ATGAGCAATAGACATTGGAATTTCCCGGTGATGGTCATCTGCACGCGAACGGGGAAAATCTATACCGTTGGCACCACGAAGGAGGCGTTGGACATGCTGCTGAATGCGTGGCCGGTTGCCGAAGGCAAGGCGTTCATGATGGCCTTGCAAATATGTGCGGATGTCGAAAGCGGCATCAGGCAGCCGCGCGAAGCGCGCAACAGCTTTCTCGCAGCAGCCAAAGAGGCCGGCGTACCGATTGAAACCACAATGGCAGAATAA
- a CDS encoding TylF/MycF/NovP-related O-methyltransferase, protein MNVPSPDSPQFVQFLAVMVEQILGNPRGDAFNLDTVARLAAAVSSSQYLYSRMIGAKRLNAAVELIDYAVSCAAVEGLTLEFGVFSGRSINRIAQGKPGPVYGFDSFEGLPEDWREGYDKGAFGRADLPQVASNVELVVGWFDRTLPQFLDTHPGPVSLVHVDCDLYSSTQTVLTQLRERFVPGTIIIFDEYFNYPGWEMHEFKAFKEFVESTGLQYEYIALYPNHQQVVVRVTGVPNRRPSA, encoded by the coding sequence ATGAACGTCCCCTCACCAGACAGCCCGCAATTTGTGCAGTTTTTGGCCGTTATGGTCGAACAGATATTGGGGAACCCCCGAGGAGACGCATTCAACCTTGATACGGTAGCGCGTCTTGCCGCCGCAGTATCGTCTTCACAATACCTGTACTCGCGCATGATCGGCGCAAAACGCCTCAATGCGGCGGTAGAATTGATCGACTACGCCGTTTCGTGCGCCGCGGTCGAGGGGCTTACATTGGAATTCGGCGTCTTCTCGGGCCGGTCGATCAACCGCATCGCGCAGGGCAAACCAGGTCCCGTCTACGGGTTTGACAGTTTCGAGGGGCTTCCTGAAGACTGGCGTGAGGGGTATGACAAGGGCGCCTTTGGCCGCGCGGATCTTCCCCAAGTCGCGTCCAATGTGGAACTGGTTGTCGGATGGTTCGACAGGACCTTGCCGCAATTCCTGGACACCCATCCTGGCCCGGTGTCTCTCGTACATGTCGATTGCGACCTCTACAGCTCGACGCAAACAGTTTTGACGCAGCTGCGCGAACGCTTCGTGCCGGGGACAATCATCATCTTCGACGAATACTTCAATTATCCTGGCTGGGAGATGCACGAATTCAAAGCGTTCAAGGAGTTCGTAGAAAGTACCGGTCTCCAATATGAGTACATCGCCCTTTACCCCAATCACCAGCAGGTGGTGGTCCGCGTTACGGGCGTTCCCAACCGCCGCCCTTCCGCCTAA